Proteins encoded by one window of Helicobacteraceae bacterium:
- a CDS encoding EAL domain-containing protein encodes MKLKLTLRFLFPWILTSVLGSILLALYLLSEGVGEDNKAELDIRSAVALSAEINLDMLRLRYRQLFNYDSLARASLEIEETLDRLEREFDRLGVKGLLAKTREEWKIRESELDDFKRQNSVLGNSIYHFINLSNQLLAAGSTRTRENRAVIASAAQAVLIYISDQQNARRDIALNALNRLEAEAKNWNGEDGTLARLLFVHGGLILANHAPVRQSMQNMSLNKFVEELSAAYASYLSARERALEKADGYRKLITIFSLLMIMTVIAIILRLQQTAEELAQSNRLLHNINEHLSEGILSFDDKSELTFINGKAEALIGKEAQDLLGKTKAEALNLIDDSQNAAFEEAFEKRQPFMGEAWLKKEDGGSYPALFLGGPLPMIDGGIGYVASFRDVTTQHEAETRLRLAAKAFDNLSEAMTITDSRGRIRSVNASFTTITGYTEEEALGCTPGSILGSGQHTREFFRQMWAALKKEGKWYGEIINRRKNGELFPEWLSIIAIKNNAGAVEQYIALFNDISDRKQAEERIHRLAYYDPLTGLANRALFNDRLENAIYQAHRADKMLAIIYLDLDRFKSVNDSLGHISGDTLLKKVGTMLKGFLKEGDTISRFGGDEFAILLPEIDDLIYIERLAAEILQAFGKPFVLDSREVFCSTSMGIAIYPSDAENASDLLKNADVALYNAKNAGRNNFQYFRDSDNKDFLARFELETSLRYAVERDELALYYQPQIDCQTGRVYGVEALVRWRHPTIGLLQPDRFIPIAEHIGYIETIGVWCLRTACKQLAEWQEANVAISRIAVNVSPIQLKNPRFMENVLNVVKTAKIDPKYLELELTESSMTDDPEKIIEIFSKLRKKGIRIAIDDFGTGYSSLSYLARYPVDVLKIDKSFVHGMGEKNDTATVVRSIALLAHSLSMEIVAEGVETKAQRDYLSELKCEFLQGFLYSRPVPANEIPNLTRSIA; translated from the coding sequence ATGAAACTCAAATTAACGCTTCGCTTCTTGTTCCCGTGGATATTGACAAGCGTGCTTGGCTCGATACTGCTGGCGCTCTATCTGTTAAGCGAAGGCGTCGGCGAAGATAATAAAGCGGAGTTGGATATTCGCTCCGCCGTCGCGCTGAGCGCCGAGATCAATCTGGATATGTTGCGTTTGCGTTATCGGCAGTTGTTTAACTACGACTCTTTGGCTAGAGCGTCGCTTGAGATTGAAGAGACGCTGGATCGGTTGGAGAGGGAGTTTGATCGTCTAGGCGTAAAAGGTTTGCTCGCGAAAACCCGCGAGGAGTGGAAGATTAGAGAGAGCGAACTGGACGATTTTAAACGCCAAAACTCCGTGCTTGGCAACAGTATTTATCATTTTATCAACCTATCCAATCAACTGCTCGCGGCGGGTTCTACGCGAACGCGCGAAAACAGAGCGGTTATCGCTTCCGCCGCGCAAGCCGTTTTGATTTATATATCCGATCAACAAAACGCGCGGCGCGATATAGCGTTAAACGCGCTGAATCGGCTTGAGGCGGAAGCCAAAAACTGGAACGGCGAGGACGGAACGTTAGCGCGGCTGCTTTTTGTTCACGGCGGGCTGATTTTAGCCAACCACGCGCCCGTTAGGCAAAGTATGCAAAATATGTCGCTTAACAAGTTTGTTGAAGAGCTTAGCGCCGCTTACGCCAGCTATCTGTCTGCTCGCGAACGCGCGCTGGAGAAAGCCGACGGTTATAGAAAGCTGATAACGATCTTTTCGTTGCTTATGATTATGACCGTGATCGCGATTATCTTGCGGTTGCAACAGACGGCTGAGGAGTTGGCGCAAAGCAACAGGCTTTTGCATAATATCAACGAACATTTAAGCGAAGGCATCTTAAGTTTCGACGATAAATCGGAGCTGACTTTTATCAACGGCAAAGCCGAAGCGCTTATTGGGAAAGAGGCGCAGGACCTGCTCGGCAAAACAAAAGCCGAGGCGTTAAATCTGATCGACGACTCTCAAAACGCCGCTTTTGAGGAGGCGTTTGAAAAACGGCAGCCTTTTATGGGCGAAGCGTGGCTGAAAAAAGAGGACGGCGGCAGCTATCCTGCTCTTTTTCTCGGCGGTCCGTTGCCTATGATCGACGGCGGGATCGGCTATGTCGCCTCTTTTCGCGACGTTACGACGCAACACGAAGCCGAAACTAGGTTAAGACTCGCCGCGAAAGCGTTCGACAATCTTTCGGAAGCTATGACGATCACCGATTCTCGCGGGCGCATTCGCTCCGTTAACGCCTCTTTTACGACAATTACCGGATATACGGAGGAGGAGGCGCTAGGTTGCACGCCCGGTAGCATTTTGGGATCGGGACAGCATACGAGAGAGTTTTTTAGACAGATGTGGGCGGCGCTGAAAAAAGAGGGTAAATGGTATGGCGAGATCATAAATCGTAGGAAAAACGGCGAACTTTTTCCGGAATGGCTCTCGATTATCGCCATCAAAAATAATGCCGGAGCGGTGGAGCAGTATATCGCGCTGTTTAACGACATATCGGATCGCAAGCAAGCCGAAGAGCGCATTCACCGCCTCGCCTATTACGATCCGCTGACGGGTTTAGCCAACAGAGCGTTATTTAACGACCGTCTTGAAAACGCTATCTATCAGGCGCATAGAGCGGATAAAATGCTCGCGATTATATATTTAGACCTCGATCGCTTCAAATCGGTGAACGACTCGCTTGGGCATATTTCTGGCGATACGTTGCTAAAAAAAGTCGGAACTATGCTAAAAGGGTTTTTGAAAGAGGGCGATACGATAAGCCGTTTTGGCGGCGACGAGTTTGCCATTTTGTTGCCCGAAATCGACGATTTGATCTACATTGAGCGTTTAGCCGCAGAGATTTTGCAGGCTTTCGGAAAGCCGTTTGTGCTTGATTCTCGCGAGGTGTTTTGCTCGACTAGCATGGGCATAGCGATCTATCCTAGCGACGCCGAGAACGCCTCCGATCTGCTCAAAAACGCCGACGTCGCGCTATACAACGCCAAAAACGCGGGGCGAAATAATTTTCAGTATTTTCGAGATAGCGACAATAAAGACTTTCTGGCGCGGTTTGAGCTTGAAACGTCGCTCAGATACGCCGTAGAGCGAGACGAACTCGCGCTTTATTATCAGCCGCAAATCGACTGCCAAACCGGACGCGTTTACGGCGTAGAAGCGCTTGTGCGCTGGCGGCATCCGACTATAGGATTATTGCAACCGGATCGCTTTATTCCCATCGCCGAGCATATCGGCTATATAGAAACGATCGGCGTTTGGTGTTTGCGAACGGCGTGCAAACAACTTGCCGAATGGCAAGAAGCCAACGTCGCTATCAGCCGCATTGCGGTAAACGTTTCGCCGATACAGTTGAAAAATCCGAGATTTATGGAAAACGTTCTAAATGTCGTAAAAACCGCGAAAATTGATCCAAAATATTTAGAGTTGGAATTAACCGAATCCTCTATGACCGACGATCCCGAAAAGATCATCGAGATTTTCTCAAAACTGCGCAAAAAAGGCATACGCATAGCGATCGACGATTTTGGCACCGGCTACTCGTCGCTTAGCTATCTCGCGCGCTATCCCGTGGACGTGCTTAAAATCGACAAAAGTTTTGTGCATGGCATGGGCGAGAAAAACGATACGGCTACCGTAGTCCGCTCGATCGCGCTTTTAGCGCATTCGTTATCGATGGAGATCGTCGCCGAAGGCGTGGAAACAAAAGCCCAACGAGATTATCTCTCGGAGCTTAAATGCGAGTTCCTGCAGGGGTTTCTATATTCGCGCCCCGTTCCCGCCAACGAGATACCGAATTTGACGCGCTCTATAGCCTAA